In Candidatus Contubernalis alkalaceticus, the following proteins share a genomic window:
- the vanG gene encoding D-alanine--D-serine ligase VanG produces MKKKKVAVLFGGCSTEYEVSLKSAAAVIDNCCRDKYEIILIGITREGKWFRYYGDTQKIENDTWFLEGVCVEAIISPSRDVHGMIEFGSEGFCRTRIDVAFPVLHGKNGEDGTLQGLLEVAGIPFVGCDTLSSSMCMDKDIAHKIVGLEGIKTPNSICITKPRDNQPALDFALQQGFPVYVKPANAGSSMGITKANCEAELLAGMEKAFEHDRRVLIEENIDGFEVGCAVLGSDKLLTGEVDEIELCGGFFDYREKYTLETAKIHLPARIDERTTEKIKDTALIIYKALCCRGFARVDMFLTGQKEVVFNEINTIPGFTTKSRYPTMLCAVGLSYGEIIDNLINFALRSGD; encoded by the coding sequence ATGAAAAAGAAAAAAGTTGCCGTATTATTTGGAGGCTGCTCTACAGAATATGAGGTTTCTTTAAAGTCTGCTGCGGCAGTAATAGACAATTGCTGTAGGGACAAATACGAGATTATTTTAATTGGAATTACCAGAGAGGGAAAATGGTTTCGGTATTATGGCGATACCCAAAAGATTGAAAATGATACATGGTTCTTAGAGGGTGTTTGCGTAGAAGCAATTATTTCTCCCAGCAGAGATGTGCATGGAATGATTGAGTTTGGCAGTGAGGGTTTTTGTAGGACAAGAATTGACGTGGCCTTTCCTGTTTTGCATGGGAAAAATGGCGAAGATGGAACTCTGCAGGGGCTGTTAGAGGTGGCAGGTATTCCTTTTGTTGGTTGTGATACTCTTTCCTCCTCCATGTGCATGGACAAAGATATTGCACATAAGATTGTTGGGCTTGAAGGGATAAAAACGCCCAACAGTATCTGCATAACAAAACCCCGGGACAACCAGCCTGCCCTTGATTTTGCATTACAGCAGGGCTTCCCAGTATATGTGAAACCCGCCAACGCCGGTTCATCCATGGGAATTACCAAAGCTAATTGTGAAGCGGAACTACTTGCTGGCATGGAAAAAGCTTTTGAACATGATCGTAGGGTCCTTATTGAAGAGAACATTGACGGGTTTGAAGTGGGATGTGCTGTTTTAGGTAGTGACAAATTGCTCACAGGGGAAGTAGATGAAATTGAATTGTGCGGAGGTTTTTTTGATTACAGGGAGAAATATACCCTGGAAACTGCCAAAATACATCTGCCGGCAAGGATAGATGAGCGGACAACTGAAAAAATCAAGGATACCGCATTAATTATATATAAAGCTTTGTGCTGCAGGGGTTTTGCCAGGGTGGATATGTTTTTAACAGGGCAGAAGGAGGTTGTATTTAACGAAATAAATACTATTCCCGGCTTTACGACTAAAAGCAGGTACCCCACCATGCTTTGCGCGGTAGGATTATCCTATGGAGAAATTATTGATAACCTCATAAATTTTGCTCTAAGGAGTGGGGATTAA